In the genome of Streptomyces fagopyri, the window GCGGTGCGCGGGCACCCCCGTCTGATCCTGGCCGGACAGCAGCACACGGCCCGCGTCGAGCGGCTGCAGCCCGGCCACCGCCCGCAGCAACGTGGACTTGCCGCTGCCGCTCGGCCCCAGCACGCACACGATCTCGCGCTCGGCGACCTCCAGGCCGACGGCGTCCAGCACGGGCCGGCCGCCGAAGCGCACGGTCGCCGCCTCGACGCCGAGCAGGACGTCCGGCACCCCCGCACCGGTACCCGCACCCGTGGGCCCCGCCGTCGCGCCGGTGCCGGGCTTCGCCATCAGAACTCCCCTGTCCGGTCGGTCCGCATGCGTTCCAACAGCAGCAGCGCCACCGCGCACACCATCATCAAGATCGTCGAAAGAGCCATCGCCTGCCCGTAGTTGAGGTCCCCGGCACGCCCGAGCAGACGCGCCACCGCGACCGGCAGCGTCGGGTTGTCGGGGCGCGCGATGAAGACCGTCGCCCCGAACTCGCCCAGCGACACGGCGAAGGCGAACCCCGCCGCGATCAGCAGCGCGCGCCGCACCATCGGCAGGTCGACCTCCCGCCACACCCGCCACGGCGAGGCCCCGAGCACCGACGCCGCCTCCCGAAGCCGTCCGTCCACGGCCCGCAGCACGGGCAGCATCGTCCGTACGACGAAGGGGACGCCCACGAGTGCCTGGGCGAGCGGCACCAGGATCCAGCTGCTCCTGAGGTCGAGCGGCGGCTCGTCCAGGGCGATCAGGAACCCGAAACCGACGGTCACGGCGGACACACCGAGCGGCAGCATCAGCAGCGCGTCGAACCCCCGTACGAGCCGACCGGCGCGGCCGGTGAGAGCGGCGGCCGCAAGACCTCCGATGACCACGGCGATCGCGGTGGCGGCGAGCGCGTACTCCAGTGAGTTGCCGATCGCCTCGATCGGGGCCACCAGGAAGATGCCGTCGTCGTCGGAGGCCAGCGCCCTGTAGTAGCCGAAGCCGAGACCACCGGGAGTGTCCAGGGACCGCTGGACCAGGACTCCGAGCGGGAGCACGAGCAGTACCGCGATGCTCGCCAGCACTCCGGTGAGCAGTGCCCACTGCCCGGCCCCGCGCGGCCGGCGGGCGGTCGTCTCCGGGGCCACCAGACGCAGGGCGGTCTCCCGGCGGCGTACGGTCCCGGCGTGGACGGCGAGGATCGCGCCGACGGCCACGAACTGGATGATCGTCAGCACCGCCGCTGTCGCGAGGTCGAAGATCTCCGAGGTCTGCCGGTAGATCTCGACCTCAAGGGTGGAGAAGGTCGGCCCGCCGAGGATCTGGACCACTCCGAACGAGGTGAAGGTGAAGAGGAAGACCATGAGCGCCGCGGCGGCCACGGCCGGGCTCAGGGCCGGGAGCGTCACCGTGCGCCAGGCAGCGAAGCGGGAGGCGCCGAGCACACGCGCGGCCTCCTCCTGACGCGGGTCGAGCTGCGACCAGAGCCCGCCGACCGTGCGCACGACCACGGCGTAGTTGAAGAAGACGTGCGCGAGCAGGATCGCCCAGACGGTGGTGTCGAGCCGGACGCCCCAGAGGCCGTCGAGAAGCCCGCCGCGGCCGATCAGTGCCAAGAACGCCGTACCGACGACGACGGTGGGCAGCACGAACGGGACGGTCACCACCGCGCGCAGCACCTGCTTGCCCCGGAAGTCGAAGCGCGCGAAGACGTACGCGCCGGGGAGCGCGATCAGCAGCGTGAGCGCGGTCGAGGCGAGCGCCTGCCAGGTGGTGAACCACAGCACGTGCCGGATGTCGGACCGGCCGAGCACCTCACCGATCCGCCCGAACCGCCAGACCCCGTCGGCCTGGAGACCGCGGGCCACGATCGCCGCGACGGGGTAGGCGAAGAAGACGGCGAAGAACGCGACCGGCAGGGCCATGAGCCACAGCCGGGTCGCGCTGCCACGCCGCCCGCGCGCCGCCTCCGCTACTTCAGTACGAGCGAGGTCCACGACGTGACCCACTGGTCGCGGTTCTTGGCGATGTCGGCCGGGGCCAGGGTCTCGGGGTGCTCGGCCTGCGGGCCGAACTTCACGAACGCCTCGGGCACCTTGGCCGCCTCACGCACCGGGTACACGAACATGTTCAGCGGCATGTCCTCCTGGAACCGGGCGCTGATGAGGAAGTCGAGGAGCGCCTTGCCGCCCTTGGTGTTCTTCGCGTTGCTCAGCAGCCCCGCGTACTCGACCTGGCGGAAGCAGGTGCCGTTCGCGACCCCGGTCGGCGCGGTCTTCGGCTTCGGGTCGGCGTAGATCACCTCGGCGGGCGGTGAGGAGGCGTACGAGACGACGAGCGGCCGGTCGGCCTTGGCCTTCTTGCCGCCCGCGGACCCCGAGAACTCGTCGTTGTACGCCTGCTCCCAGCCGTCGACCACCTTCACGCCGTTGGCCTTGAGCTTCTTCCAGTAGTCCTGCCAGCCGGCGTCCCCGTACTTCGCGGCGGTGCCGAGCAGGAAGCCGAGGCCGGGCGAGGACGTGGACGCGTTCTCGGTGACGAGGAGGTTCTTGTACTCGGGCTTGACCAGGTCGTCGAAGGAGGTGGGCGGGGCCAGCCTGTGCTCGGCGAAGTAGGCCTTGTCGTAGTTGACGCAGATGTCGCCGGAGTCGATGGGCGTGACCCGGTGCTTGTCCTCGTCGACCCGGTACCGCTGGACGATCCGGTCGGAGTCCTTGGGCTCGTACGGCTGGAACAGCCCGTTGTCGAGCGCCCGGGAGAGCAGGGTGTTGTCGACGCCGAAGAGCACGTCGCCCTGCGGGTTGTCCTTGGTCAGGATGGCCTTGTTCACGGCCTGGCCGGCGTCGCCGTCCTTGAGGATCCGGACCTTGTAGCCCGACTCGTGCTCGAAGGCGCGCAGCACGCTCTTGGAGTAGGCGAAGGAGTCGTGACTGACGAGGGTCACGGTCCCGGAGTCGGCGGCCTTGTCGCCGGAGCCGGACGAGCCGCACGCGGACAGCGTGACGAGGCCCAGCGCGACGACCGCGGCCGCGGTCGTCCTCTTGTCGATGCTCACTGAATTCCTCCTGGGGTGACCAGGAAGAGACGCGGCCCTGCCCGGGAACTCGGCGGTTCCCGGGCAGGGCGCAACAGCTTGAGTGATGCCCGAACTTCCTACCCAGAATGACCTGGGCGAGGTTCAGAGGGTCTGCGGCCCACCGGTGCTCCGGCTGCCGCACTCTCAGCGCTGTGGCGCTCCCCTGTCGGATATGAAGATGTCGGAATATGAAAATGTACGTGCCCGGTCAGACTACCGCTCGGTCGCCGCGAGCTGGCCGCACGCCCCGTCGATCTCCTGGCCCCGGGTGTCCCGCACGGTGACGGGCACGCCGTGCGCCGCGATGGCCTCGACGAACGCCTTCTCGTCCTCGGGCCGCGACGCGGTCCACTTCGAGCCCGGGGTCGGGTTCAGCGGGATCAGGTTGACGTGCACGGGCTTGCCCCTGAGCAGCCGCCCGAGCCGGTCACCGCGCCACGCCTGGTCGTTGATGTCCCGGATGAGGGCGTACTCGATGGAGAGCCGGCGCCCCGACTTGGCCGCGTACTCCCAGCCCGCGTCGAGCACCTCCCGTACCTTCCAGCGCGTGTTCACGGGGACGAGGGTGTCGCGCAGCTCGTCGTCCGGCGCGTGCAGGGAGATGGCGAGGCGGCACTTGAAGCCCTCGTCGGAGAACCGGTGGATGGCCGGGACCAGTCCGACCGTCGACACGGTGATGCCGCGCTGGGAGAGTCCGAGACCGTCCGGCTCGGGGTCGGTGAGCGCGCGGATGGCGCCCACGACCCGCTTGTAGTTGGCGAGCGGCTCCCCCATGCCCATGAAGACGATGTTGCTCAGCCGCGCCGGGCCACCGGGGATCTCCCCGTCCCGCAGCGCCCGCATACCGTCCACGATCTGGTGCACGATCTCGCCGGTCGACAGGTTCCGGTCGAGTCCGGCCTGGCCCGTGGCACAGAACGGGCAGTTCATCCCGCAGCCCGCCTGGGAGCTGATGCACATGGTCACCCGGTCCGGGTAGCGCATCAGCACGGACTCGACGAGCGTGCCGTCGAAGAGCCGCCACAGCGTCTTGCGAGTGGTCTCCTGGTCGGTCGACAGATGCCGCACGACGGTCATCAGCTCGGGAAGCAGCGCTTCCTGGAGCTTGCCGCGCGCGGCGGCCGGGATGTCCGTCCATTCCGCGGGGTCGTGCGCGAACCGGGCGAAGTAGTGCTGCGAGAGCTGCTTGGCGCGAAACGGCTTCTCCCCGATCGCGGCGACGGCCTCTTTACGCTCGGCGGGCGTGAGATCGGCGAGGTGCCGCGGCGGCTTCTTGGCTCCGCGGGGGGCGACGAATGTGAGTTCTCCGGGCTTCGGCATAACCCTTCCAGTGTCGCAGATCAACTCGGCCGTCCCAGGCCGGAGCGGGGTGGGGGTGGTCACCTGTGGGTGCCGTCTGTCAGCTTCGGTCGGCCTCGCACGGCCCAGGGACGGCCCGGCACGGTCCTCGGCCGGACCCTCGTGGCGATGTCAGTGCCGGTGACTAGCGTGCGACGACCATCGAGCGCGACTCATCGGGGAGGGGCCATGGGAGCCAGAACGGGACTGCTCATCTACGCGCACGGCGAAATGCCGGACCTGCTACGGCAGGCGGGGGCGGCGGACCTGCCGCGCACATCCGAGATGATGCGCCGCCTTTACCCGGGCTGGGAGATCGAACAGCTCCCCGGCTCGACGCTGGGGGGGCGGCGTGTACCCACCGAAGGACACGGCGTACGCCGCGAGTCGGCCCGGCGTGGAGATCGTCTGCGACCAACGGGTGATGATCGACTTCCCGTCCCGGCTTCCCGAGCACCTCGTCGCGGCGAGCGCCGGCCGCCCTCGGGCCTCGTGGCCCAGGACCCCTGACGGCCCGGAGACGGCCCAGCGGCCATGAGACAGCCCCCTACAGGCGACAACTTCGCCGGTGAGGGGGATTCTTCGCGCCGGATCACATCAGTTCTCCAGCTGCGGGCACAGCCCTTCCAGGGGCGCGGACATACGGTGAGGGGCCCGCCGCCCTGTGGGCAACGGACCCCTCACCGACGAAAGCGCAGGTCAGCCGGACCCTACGAAGATCACCAACAGGAGCCAGACCACGGGAGCCGTGGGCAGGAGCGAGTCCAGGCGGTCCATGATGCCGCCGTGACCCGGCAGCAGCGTGCCCATGTCCTTGATGCCCAGGTCCCGCTTGATCATGGACTCACCGAGGTCGCCGAGCGTGGCCGTGGCCGCGACCGCGAGGCCGATGATCAGGCCCTGCCACCATGTGCCGTCCTCGATCAGGAACTGAAGGCACAGCGCGCCCCCGACCATCGCGAAGGCGACCGCTCCGACCAGGCCCTCGCGGGTCTTGCCGGGGCTGATGCGGGGCGCGAGCTTGTGCTTGCCGAAGCGCCAGCCGATCGCGTACGCGCCGGTGTCGCTGACGACCGTCAGGAGCAGGAACGTCAGGACGCGGCGCGGCCCGTCGTCCGCGGTCAGCATCATCGCCACGAAGGTCGCCAGGAACGGCACGTAGAAGGCCGCGAAGACCCCCGCCGTGACGTCCTTGAGGTATCCCTCGGGCGGTTCCGTCATCCGCCAGACCAGGACCGCCAGCGCGGTGAGCGCCATCGCCACCCACGCGCCCTCGGCGCCCCGTACGTAGCCGGCCACGACCATGGCCGCGCCACCGACCGCGAGCGGCACGAGCGGCGCCTTGATGCCCTTGCGTTCGTCGAGCCGCGAGGTGAGCTCCCACAGCCCCACCACCACGGCGACGGCGACCACACCGACGAACACGGCCTTGACGATGAACAACGACGCGACGATCACCGCACCGAGCCCGACGCCCACCCCTATCGCAGCACCCAGGTCGCGGCCTGCACTCTTCTTCGGTGCGGGCGCGGGCTGCGGGGCGGCGCTGGGCATGGGCTCCTGCGGCTTCTGCGACGGGTTCCCGTAGGACCCGGTCGACGGTGTGTCGTCGCGGACAGGGGGGCCGCTCAGCCGAGCGGCCCCCCGGTCGTCATCCTGGTCTCCGCCGTGTGCGGGTCCGTCGGGCACGATGGGCATGGGGCGAGTGTGCTGCGCGTCATGCGCATCGTACGCGGGACCCACCGGGCCTGCCCCCTGGGCAGACCCCTGCTCGGAGGGCCCCCAGTATCCGGCTTGCGGCGGAGCCCCCCAGGAAGAGTCGTTCATCAGACCTCGAGCAGCTCCGCTTCCTTGTGCTTCAGGAGCTCGTCCACCTGGGCGACGTACTTCGCGGTGGTGTCGTCGAGCTCCTTCTCGGCACGGCGGCCCTCGTCCTCGCCGACCTCGCCGTCCTTGATCAGCTTGTCGATGGTCTCCTTCGCCTTGCGGCGCACGGAGCGGATCGAGATCTTGGCGTCCTCACCCTTGGTCTTGGCGACCTTGATGAACTCCTTGCGGCGCTCCTGCGTCAGCTCGGGGAACACCACGCGGATGATGCTGCCGTCATTGCTCGGGTTGACACCCAGGTCGGAGTCGCGGATCGCCTGTTCGATGTTGCGCAGCGCGCTCTTGTCGAACGGGGTGACCACGGCCATGCGCGGTTCGGGGACCGCGAACGAGGCCAGCTGGTTGATCGGCGTCAGCGCGCCGTAGTAGTCGGCCACGATCTTGTTGAACATCGCCGGGTGCGCACGGCCGGTGCGGATCGCGGCGAAGTCCTCCTTGGCGACCACGACGGCCTTCTCCATCTTCTCCTCGGCCTCGAGGAGGGTCTCTTCGATCACCACTTGCTCCTGCGTGTCTTGAGTAGGCCCGGCAGCTGTTCCTCGTCGGGGTGGCAGCCGGCTGCGTCGCGTCTTGTTCCTGCACGGTTCCGGACCGGCAGGACATTGTCCATCCCCCGGTCAGGG includes:
- a CDS encoding ABC transporter permease; its protein translation is MDLARTEVAEAARGRRGSATRLWLMALPVAFFAVFFAYPVAAIVARGLQADGVWRFGRIGEVLGRSDIRHVLWFTTWQALASTALTLLIALPGAYVFARFDFRGKQVLRAVVTVPFVLPTVVVGTAFLALIGRGGLLDGLWGVRLDTTVWAILLAHVFFNYAVVVRTVGGLWSQLDPRQEEAARVLGASRFAAWRTVTLPALSPAVAAAALMVFLFTFTSFGVVQILGGPTFSTLEVEIYRQTSEIFDLATAAVLTIIQFVAVGAILAVHAGTVRRRETALRLVAPETTARRPRGAGQWALLTGVLASIAVLLVLPLGVLVQRSLDTPGGLGFGYYRALASDDDGIFLVAPIEAIGNSLEYALAATAIAVVIGGLAAAALTGRAGRLVRGFDALLMLPLGVSAVTVGFGFLIALDEPPLDLRSSWILVPLAQALVGVPFVVRTMLPVLRAVDGRLREAASVLGASPWRVWREVDLPMVRRALLIAAGFAFAVSLGEFGATVFIARPDNPTLPVAVARLLGRAGDLNYGQAMALSTILMMVCAVALLLLERMRTDRTGEF
- a CDS encoding thiamine ABC transporter substrate-binding protein, with the translated sequence MDKRTTAAAVVALGLVTLSACGSSGSGDKAADSGTVTLVSHDSFAYSKSVLRAFEHESGYKVRILKDGDAGQAVNKAILTKDNPQGDVLFGVDNTLLSRALDNGLFQPYEPKDSDRIVQRYRVDEDKHRVTPIDSGDICVNYDKAYFAEHRLAPPTSFDDLVKPEYKNLLVTENASTSSPGLGFLLGTAAKYGDAGWQDYWKKLKANGVKVVDGWEQAYNDEFSGSAGGKKAKADRPLVVSYASSPPAEVIYADPKPKTAPTGVANGTCFRQVEYAGLLSNAKNTKGGKALLDFLISARFQEDMPLNMFVYPVREAAKVPEAFVKFGPQAEHPETLAPADIAKNRDQWVTSWTSLVLK
- the rlmN gene encoding 23S rRNA (adenine(2503)-C(2))-methyltransferase RlmN — its product is MPKPGELTFVAPRGAKKPPRHLADLTPAERKEAVAAIGEKPFRAKQLSQHYFARFAHDPAEWTDIPAAARGKLQEALLPELMTVVRHLSTDQETTRKTLWRLFDGTLVESVLMRYPDRVTMCISSQAGCGMNCPFCATGQAGLDRNLSTGEIVHQIVDGMRALRDGEIPGGPARLSNIVFMGMGEPLANYKRVVGAIRALTDPEPDGLGLSQRGITVSTVGLVPAIHRFSDEGFKCRLAISLHAPDDELRDTLVPVNTRWKVREVLDAGWEYAAKSGRRLSIEYALIRDINDQAWRGDRLGRLLRGKPVHVNLIPLNPTPGSKWTASRPEDEKAFVEAIAAHGVPVTVRDTRGQEIDGACGQLAATER
- a CDS encoding phosphatidate cytidylyltransferase, yielding MNDSSWGAPPQAGYWGPSEQGSAQGAGPVGPAYDAHDAQHTRPMPIVPDGPAHGGDQDDDRGAARLSGPPVRDDTPSTGSYGNPSQKPQEPMPSAAPQPAPAPKKSAGRDLGAAIGVGVGLGAVIVASLFIVKAVFVGVVAVAVVVGLWELTSRLDERKGIKAPLVPLAVGGAAMVVAGYVRGAEGAWVAMALTALAVLVWRMTEPPEGYLKDVTAGVFAAFYVPFLATFVAMMLTADDGPRRVLTFLLLTVVSDTGAYAIGWRFGKHKLAPRISPGKTREGLVGAVAFAMVGGALCLQFLIEDGTWWQGLIIGLAVAATATLGDLGESMIKRDLGIKDMGTLLPGHGGIMDRLDSLLPTAPVVWLLLVIFVGSG
- the frr gene encoding ribosome recycling factor, which codes for MIEETLLEAEEKMEKAVVVAKEDFAAIRTGRAHPAMFNKIVADYYGALTPINQLASFAVPEPRMAVVTPFDKSALRNIEQAIRDSDLGVNPSNDGSIIRVVFPELTQERRKEFIKVAKTKGEDAKISIRSVRRKAKETIDKLIKDGEVGEDEGRRAEKELDDTTAKYVAQVDELLKHKEAELLEV